A genomic segment from Deltaproteobacteria bacterium encodes:
- a CDS encoding trypsin-like serine protease: MQRLWLLSQLIIILASYAACGGNSSEDFMYDACMAIGAKIFNGQVCNVETSPIAKIQVLSPKLTAGTCSGIVVGHNTILTAAHCLQDALLVTVSVDDISFEVDKIGTHQQFQVDLDNKALFFDIAIITTFNDLGANAIPILASRNPAIGEEGIVSGYGKDNSNNSEFLLAAGNVTITDTTKNHIFSSPKNGGANPCPGDSGGPLLLFYDGELVVAGLVSSGTSSKGCGNDDITLYTNLTNPLILEFIVDNVPDAAMM; this comes from the coding sequence ATGCAAAGACTTTGGCTTCTTTCACAACTTATAATAATTTTAGCTAGTTACGCGGCATGTGGCGGCAACTCATCTGAGGACTTCATGTATGACGCGTGTATGGCTATCGGTGCGAAAATATTTAATGGCCAAGTCTGCAACGTCGAAACTTCTCCTATCGCAAAGATTCAAGTCCTTTCGCCAAAACTCACCGCTGGAACATGCTCCGGCATTGTAGTCGGCCACAATACCATACTAACCGCGGCACACTGCCTTCAAGACGCATTACTAGTAACTGTAAGCGTAGACGATATTTCCTTTGAAGTAGATAAAATTGGCACACACCAACAATTTCAAGTCGATTTGGACAATAAGGCGCTATTCTTCGATATTGCCATTATTACGACATTTAACGATCTCGGTGCTAACGCAATTCCGATTCTCGCCAGCAGAAATCCAGCAATTGGCGAAGAAGGCATAGTGTCTGGCTACGGAAAAGATAATTCAAACAACTCTGAATTCCTACTAGCCGCTGGAAATGTGACAATTACAGACACGACCAAAAATCACATCTTTAGTAGCCCTAAAAATGGTGGTGCAAACCCCTGCCCAGGAGATTCCGGTGGCCCGCTTCTCCTCTTTTACGATGGCGAACTAGTAGTTGCGGGGCTGGTATCTTCAGGCACCTCATCTAAAGGGTGCGGTAACGACGATATTACGCTTTATACCAATCTAACCAATCCACTGATCCTTGAGTTCATTGTCGACAACGTTCCAGACGCCGCAATGATGTAA
- a CDS encoding uroporphyrinogen-III synthase codes for MTSNLLVGLTFLNTRPHAQAKVLTDLLVEKGGEVLEFSTIAISEPDSLIKGQMIREMGILERDDWVVFTSANGIEVTAEQFTRANDKASLLALEGLRRCKIAVIGKKTKLCALSHGLNVDYISDVANSEAFAESFREYLNRVRYIDKADQSPIKVLLLRGKIASSHLPQGLTVPWITLVSLPVYDLRMPVHSSEEISGLGRFLQICEEKVVDFAQAKSHLHHHKIDMMIFTSSQAVKNFIRIIEEGDLCLKDNWKGLLSKIPVAVIGPETATTVEELGLCLEIVAEETSIEALVDTIVDYYGSSVA; via the coding sequence GTGACGTCGAATTTATTAGTTGGTTTGACTTTTTTAAATACTCGTCCGCATGCGCAGGCCAAAGTGCTTACCGACTTATTGGTGGAGAAGGGTGGTGAGGTTCTCGAGTTTTCAACAATAGCAATTTCTGAGCCCGATTCTCTTATCAAGGGCCAAATGATACGCGAAATGGGAATATTAGAGCGCGACGATTGGGTGGTCTTTACTAGCGCCAATGGGATAGAGGTTACCGCGGAGCAGTTTACTAGAGCAAATGACAAAGCTAGCTTGCTAGCTTTGGAAGGTTTGCGCCGCTGTAAAATTGCAGTTATTGGCAAGAAGACAAAACTTTGCGCGTTGTCGCATGGTCTAAATGTCGATTACATAAGCGATGTAGCAAATTCTGAGGCTTTTGCTGAAAGTTTTAGGGAGTATCTCAATAGGGTTAGATATATCGACAAGGCGGATCAGTCGCCAATTAAAGTTCTGCTTTTGCGCGGAAAAATTGCTAGCTCTCATCTTCCCCAAGGCTTAACTGTTCCATGGATTACGTTGGTGTCTCTACCTGTCTATGATTTAAGAATGCCAGTGCATAGTAGTGAGGAGATTAGCGGGTTGGGGCGCTTTTTACAGATTTGCGAAGAAAAAGTGGTAGATTTTGCTCAGGCAAAAAGTCATCTGCACCATCATAAGATTGATATGATGATTTTTACTAGCTCACAGGCAGTGAAAAATTTTATCAGGATTATTGAAGAAGGCGATTTATGTTTGAAAGACAACTGGAAAGGCCTTCTGTCTAAGATTCCGGTAGCTGTGATAGGCCCGGAAACGGCGACTACGGTTGAAGAGTTAGGTTTATGCTTGGAAATAGTCGCCGAGGAAACGAGCATAGAAGCGTTAGTTGA
- a CDS encoding trypsin-like serine protease: MKQGWGRVIYCLLAIASFVACGGGGSDSGEGGGGCEALNVKVFNGETCSADARSPVIALFPIASDGSQIFMAGICTGTLVTVDDVLTSAHCFINPLRDYGTQIVAFAAVVGGSEIEVIEVSNLSIHPFYDGSVGSPFDLAMATLAEVPSPAIGPVPILISQLTESGQRMSTFGYGTNNLGEVGVLKSAELVIDEVVGDGVGGNLLASLESSGASICNGDSGGPVIQVIDGVASVVGVNSFGTVQADQCAVAGSQFSGFVDLQYQAVIDFIVGYASDVTLS; encoded by the coding sequence ATGAAACAAGGATGGGGGCGAGTTATTTATTGTTTGTTGGCCATAGCAAGTTTTGTTGCATGTGGGGGAGGGGGTAGCGATAGTGGCGAAGGCGGTGGTGGATGCGAAGCTCTCAATGTTAAGGTTTTTAACGGAGAGACTTGCAGCGCGGATGCTCGATCCCCGGTCATTGCATTGTTCCCGATTGCGAGTGATGGAAGTCAAATATTTATGGCTGGAATCTGCACCGGCACATTAGTTACGGTAGACGACGTTCTTACGTCGGCACATTGCTTTATCAATCCTTTGCGCGATTATGGGACTCAGATTGTTGCCTTTGCTGCGGTAGTTGGTGGAAGTGAGATCGAAGTCATTGAAGTTTCAAATTTGTCCATACATCCATTTTATGATGGTTCGGTGGGAAGTCCATTTGATCTTGCTATGGCGACCCTCGCCGAGGTTCCTAGTCCGGCTATCGGGCCAGTGCCGATTCTTATTAGTCAGCTAACGGAAAGTGGACAACGCATGTCTACCTTTGGATATGGGACTAATAATCTTGGAGAGGTTGGAGTATTGAAGTCGGCGGAATTAGTCATAGATGAGGTTGTGGGTGATGGAGTTGGAGGAAATCTGCTAGCGTCGCTAGAGAGCTCGGGGGCAAGCATTTGTAATGGCGATTCGGGTGGACCAGTAATTCAGGTAATCGATGGAGTAGCGTCTGTCGTAGGTGTTAATAGCTTTGGTACTGTCCAGGCCGATCAGTGTGCGGTTGCTGGATCTCAGTTCAGCGGCTTTGTGGACTTGCAGTATCAGGCCGTCATAGATTTCATCGTTGGGTATGCATCCGATGTAACATTATCCTAG